A single Meles meles chromosome 20, mMelMel3.1 paternal haplotype, whole genome shotgun sequence DNA region contains:
- the CFD gene encoding complement factor D, which yields MAGRWMRVVTLVLLGAAICAAQPRGRILGGSEAASHARPYMASVQVDGRHLCGGFLVSEQWVLSAAHCLEDAAGGKVQVLLGAHSLSQPEPSKRRYDVLRAVPHPGSRPDTIDHDLLLLKLSEKAQLGPAVRPLPWQREDRDVEAGTLCDVAGWGVVTHAGRRPDRLQYLPLRVMARATCNLRPYHDGAITERMMCGESNRRDTCAGDSGGPLVCGGVAEAVVTSGSRVCGNRKKPGIYTRLASYADWIDGVLAEGAAA from the exons ATGGCAGGCCGCTGGATGCGCGTGGTGACTCTGGTCCTCCTAGGAGCCGCCATCTGTG cGGCGCAGCCTCGCGGGCGGATCCTGGGCGGCAGCGAGGCCGCGTCCCACGCGCGGCCCTACATGGCGTCGGTGCAGGTGGACGGCAGGCACTTGTGCGGCGGCTTCCTGGTGTCCGAGCAGTGGGTCCTGAGCGCCGCACACTGCCTGGAGGATGC GGCCGGCGGGAAGGTGCAGGTGCTCCTGGGCGCGCACTCCCTGTCGCAGCCGGAGCCCTCCAAGCGCCGGTACGACGTGCTCCGCGCGGTGCCCCACCCGGGCAGCCGGCCCGACACCATCGACCACGACCTCCTGCTGCTGAAG CTGTCGGAGAAGGCCCAGCTGGGCCCCGCCGTGCGGCCCCTGCCCTGGCAGCGCGAGGACCGCGACGTGGAGGCCGGCACGCTTTGCGACGTGGCCGGCTGGGGTGTGGTCACCCACGCGGGCCGCCGGCCGGACCGCCTGCAGTACCTGCCCCTGCGCGTGATGGCCCGCGCCACCTGCAACCTGCGCCCGTACCACGACGGCGCCATCACCGAGCGCATGATGTGCGGAGAGAGCAACCGCCGCGACACCTGCGCG GGCGACTCCGGGGGCCCGCTGGTGTGCGGCGGCGTGGCCGAAGCCGTGGTCACTTCGGGCTCGCGCGTGTGCGGCAACCGCAAGAAGCCCGGCATCTACACGCGCTTGGCGAGCTACGCGGACTGGATCGACGGCGTGCTGGCCGAGGGTGCGGCCGCCTGA
- the MED16 gene encoding mediator of RNA polymerase II transcription subunit 16: MDLAYVCEWERWPKSTHCPSVPLACAWSCRNLIAFTTDLRNDDQDLTRMIHILDTEHPWDVHSVRSEHSEAITCLEWDQSGSRLLSADADGQIKCWSMADHLANSWESHVGSLVEGDPIVALSWLHNGVKLALHVEKSGASSFGEKFSRVKFSPSLTLFGGKPMEGWIAVTVSGLVTVSLLKPSGQVLTSTESLCRLRGRVALADIAFTGGGNIVVATADGSSASPVQFYKVCVSVVSEKCRIDTEILPSLFMRCTTDLNRKDKFPAITHLKFLARDMSEQVLLCASSQTSSIVECWSLRKEGLPVNNVFQQISPVVGDKQPMILKWRILSATNDLDRVSAVALPKLPISLTNTDLKVASDTQFYPGLGLALAFHDGSVHIVHRLSLQSMAVFYSSATPRSADEPAVKRPRASGPAVHFKAMQLSWTSLALVGIDSHGRLSMLRISPSMGHTLDVSLALRHLLFLLEYCMVTGYDWWDTLLHVQPAMVQSLVEKLHEEYTRQNAALQQVLSTRILAMKASLCKLSPCTVARVCDYHAKLFLVAVSSTLKSLLRPHFLNTPDKSPGDRLTEVCSKITDADIDKVMINLKTEEFVLDMNTLQALQQLLQWVGDFVLYLLASLPNQGSPLRPGHSFLRDGPSLGLLRELMVVIRIWGLLKPSCLPVYTATSDTQDSMSLLFRLLTKLWISCRDEGPTSEPDEALVDECCLLPSQLLIPSLDWLPVSDGLVSRLQPKQPLRLHFGKAPTLPAGAGALPLDGLVRAPGQPKVDHLRRLHLGAFPTEECKACTRCGCVTMLRSPNRTTAVKQWEQRWIKNCLCGGLWRRVPLSCP, translated from the exons ATGGATCTGGCTTACGTCTGCGAGTGGGAGAGATGGCCCAAGAGTACCCACTGCCCGTCAGTGCCCCTGGCCTGTGCCTGGTCCTGCCGTAACCTCATTGCCTTCACCACTGACCTTCGAAATGACGACCAAg ACCTCACTCGTATGATCCATATCCTGGACACGGAGCACCCCTGGGACGTGCACTCCGTCCGCTCCGAGCACAGCGAGGCCATCACCTGCCTTGAGTGGGACCAGTCCG gcTCCCGGCTCCTGTCGGCCGATGCCGATGGGCAGATCAAGTGCTGGAGCATGGCGGACCACCTGGCCAACAGCTGGGAGAGCCATGTGGGCAGCCTGGTGGAAGGAGACCCCATTGTGGCCCTGTCCTGGCTGCACAATGGTGTGAAGCTGGCCCTGCACGTGGAAAAG TCAGGTGCCTCCAGCTTCGGGGAGAAGTTCTCCCGCGTCAAATTCTCGCCGTCACTCACGCTGTTTGGTGGCAAGCCTATGGAGGGCTGGATCGCAGTGACGGTCAGTGGCCTGGTCACCGTGTCTCTGCTCAAGCCCAGCGGGCAGGTGCTAACGTCCACGGAGAGTCTGTGCCGGCTGCGTGGCCGTGTGGCCCTGGCTGACATCGCCTTCACCGGTGGTGGCAACATCGTGGTGGCCACCGCGGACGGCAGCAGCGCCTCCCCCGTGCAGTTCTACAAGGTGTGCGTGAGTGTGGTCAGCGAGAAGTGCCGCATCGACACCGAGATCCTGCCCTCGCTCTTCATGCGCTGCACCACCGACCTCAACCGCAAGGACAAGTTCCCCGCCATCACCCACCTCAAGTTCCTGGCCCGCGACATGTCGGAGCAG GTGCTCCTGTGTGCGTCCAGCCAGACGAGCAGCATCGTGGAGTGCTGGTCCCTGCGGAAGGAGGGGCTCCCGGTGAACAATGTTTTCCAGCAGATCTCGCCTGTGG TCGGCGACAAACAGCCCATGATCCTGAAATGGCGGATCCTGTCGGCCACCAACGACCTGGACCGCGTGTCTGCTGTGGCGCTGCCGAAGCTGCCCATCTCGCTCACCAACACCGACCTGAAGGTGGCCAGCGACACCCAGTTCTACCCCGGCCTCG GGCTGGCCCTGGCGTTTCACGACGGCAGCGTCCACATCGTGCACCGGCTGTCGCTGCAGAGCATGGCTGTCTTCTACAGCTCAGCCACCCCGCGCTCTGCAGATGAGCCGGCCGTCAAGCGCCCACGGGCCAGCGGCCCTGCCGTCCACTTCAAGGCCATGCAGCTGTCCTGGACCTCGCTGGCCTTGGTCGGCATCGACAGCCACGGGAGG CTGAGCATGCTGCGCATCTCGCCATCCATGGGCCACACGCTGGACGTGAGCCTGGCCCTGCGGCACCTGCTGTTCCTGCTGGAGTACTGCATGGTGACGGGCTACGACTGGTGGGACACGCTGCTGCACGTGCAGCCCGCCATGGTGCAGAGCCTGGTGGAGAAGCTGCACGAGGAGTACACGCGTCAGAACGCCGCCCTGCAGCAG gtCCTGTCCACCCGGATCCTGGCCATGAAGGCCTCACTGTGCAAGCTGTCCCCCTGCACGGTGGCCCGTGTGTGTGACTACCACGCCAAGCTCTTCCTGGTGGCCGTGAGCTCCACGCTCAAGTCCCTCCTGCGCCCGCACTTCCTTAACACCCCGGACAAGAGTCCTGGTGACCGGCTGACCGAGGTCTGCAGCAAAATCACCGACGCCG ACATCGACAAGGTCATGATCAACCTCAAGACAGAGGAGTTCGTCCTGGACATGAACACGCTCCAGGCGCTGCAGCAGCTCCTGCAGTGGGTGGGGGACTTCGTGCTCTACCTGCTGGCCAGCCTGCCCAACCAG GGCTCCCCGCTGCGGCCGGGCCACAGCTTCCTGCGGGACGGCCCCTCGCTGGGCCTGCTGCGCGAGCTCATGGTGGTCATCCGCATCTGGGGGCTCCTGAAGCCCAGCTGCCTGCCTGTGTACACGGCCACCTCGGACACCCAGGACAGCATGTCCCTGCTCTTCCGTCTGCTCACCAAGCTCTGGATCTCCT GCCGTGACGAGGGCCCCACGAGCGAGCCGGACGAGGCGCTGGTGGACGAGTGTTGCCTGCTGCCCAGCCAGCTGCTCATCCCCAGCCTGGACTGGCTGCCCGTCAGCGACGGCCTGGTCAGCCGCCTGCAGCCCAAGCAGCCTCTGCGCCTGCACTTCGGCAAGGCCCCCACGCTGCCCGCCGGCGCCGGCGCCCTGCCGCTGGACGGCCTGGTCCG GGCTCCGGGCCAGCCCAAGGTCGATCACCTGCGCAGACTGCACCTGGGAGCCTTCCCCACGGAGGAGTGCAAGGCCTGCACCAG GTGTGGCTGCGTCACCATGCTCAGGTCCCCCAACAGGACGACAGCCgtcaagcagtgggagcagcgtTGGATCAAGAACTGTCTGTGCGGGGGCCTGTGGCGGCGGGTGCCCCTCAGCTGCCCCTGA